A genomic stretch from Telopea speciosissima isolate NSW1024214 ecotype Mountain lineage chromosome 7, Tspe_v1, whole genome shotgun sequence includes:
- the LOC122669859 gene encoding bZIP transcription factor 12-like, with amino-acid sequence MASSKVMASASSANSDLARQSSIYSLTVSELQNDQSKNFGSMNMDELLKNIYGDNPSAAEIIPNAATGATNEDGESNGGIPNVSNRSVEDVWKDIIASAGGASGDRKLRAVSDAQFYKDTAYEEMTLEDFLAKAGAVREEDVRVTQAAGPAQGVFSSDPMLNNRFQQQAQQQPQQPQIDGSVVVFGNGVEGTGVIRGKRRVVEEPVDKVAQQRQRRMIKNRESAARSRERKQAYTTELESLVSQLEEENATLLKEQKEEKKKRLKQLMENVIPVLEKRRPPCALRRVRSMQW; translated from the exons ATGGCGTCGTCGAAGGTGATGGCGTCTGCAAGTTCGGCGAATTCGGATCTGGCGCGGCAGTCTTCAATATATTCGCTAACAGTCTCTGAGCTTCAGAATGATCAGAGTAAGAATTTTGGATCTATGAACATGGACGAGCTTCTTAAAAACATTTACGGTGATAATCCCTCGGCGGCTGAGATCATTCCGAACGCTGCTACCGGCGCCACCAATGAAGATGGCGAATCGAACGGTGGCATTCCAAATGTGAGCAACCGGTCGGTTGAAGACGTATGGAAAGATATTATAGCCAGTGCGGGTGGCGCTAGCGGTGATAGGAAATTAAGAGCTGTAAGTGATGCTCAGTTTTATAAGGACACAGCGTATGAGGAGATGACTCTTGAGGATTTTCTGGCGAAAGCTGGAGCAGTTAGAGAGGAAGATGTGAGGGTAACGCAAGCCGCCGGGCCGGCGCAAGGTGTGTTTTCTTCGGATCCAATGTTGAATAATCGGTTTCAGCAACAGGCACAACAGCAACCACAGCAGCCGCAGATTGATGGATCAGTTGTTGTGTTTGGAAATGGAGTCGAGGGAACGGGAGTAATAAGGGGGAAAAGGCGAGTGGTGGAGGAGCCGGTTGATAAGGTTGCGCAGCAGAGACAGAGGAGGATGATTAAGAACAGAGAATCTGCGGCTAGGTCGAGGGAACGGAAGCAG GCCTACACTACTGAGCTTGAGTCTCTAGTGTCACAGCTGGAAGAGGAGAACGCGACACTTTTGAAAGAGCAG aaagaggagaaaaagaagaggctTAAGCAG CTCATGGAAAATGTGATCCCAGTACTGGAGAAGCGTAGACCTCCATGTGCTCTTCGGAGAGTTCGTTCTATGCAATGGTAG
- the LOC122669257 gene encoding uncharacterized protein LOC122669257 has protein sequence MELNTSSKLIILLSLLSFLLPSHAKTIVVDESAEWTKPNVHINDSLIFKYKNGYNLYIFHDRRAFSLCNFTQATLVSKPNSTSFTWHPSRSGFFFFSYNFNNGSLEACKEGEKLAIKVTPPPAVSLSPELSPQASPSPSSGGFFPSTPAFRLPFRNRQHHRQVSSPIQAPSATPPHKIPSMVPDSGGGIPFINSNPAVPLPTGQANSATIRPIPTSGHEEGKVHLVGFLALQIPLCCFFWVML, from the exons ATGGAGTTGAacacctcctccaagctcattatcctcctttctcttctcagtTTTCTCCTACCATCACACGCCAAAACTATAGTGGTGGATGAATCTGCAGAATGGACAAAGCCTAATGTCCATATAAACGACTCTCTGA TTTTCAAGTACAAAAATGGCTACAATCTCTACATTTTTCATGACAGAAGAGCCTTCAGTCTCTGCAACTTCACTCAAGCTACACTTGTCAGCAAACCCAACTCGACCTCCTTCACG TGGCACCCAAGTCgctctggtttcttcttcttttcttacaACTTCAACAACGGTTCTCTCGAGGCTTGTAAAGAAGGTGAGAAGCTAGCCATTAAGGTTACTCCACCCCCAGCTGTGTCTCTGTCGCCGGAGCTTTCACCACAAGCGTCACCGTCGCCGAGTTCCGGTGGGTTTTTTCCCTCCACTCCGGCCTTCCGGTTGCCGTTCCGTAATCGCCAACATCACCGTCAAGTGAGTTCACCAATTCAGGCACCGAGTGCAACCCCTCCGCACAAGATTCCGTCCATGGTTCCGGACAGTGGTGGCGGCATTCCTTTCATTAACAGTAATCCGGCGGTGCCTCTTCCTACTGGTCAAGCTAACTCTGCTACAATACGACCAATACCCACTTCTGGTCATGAAGAAGGAAAG GTTCATTTGGTGGGGTTCCTTGCACTTCAAATTCCTCTCTGCtgctttttttgggttatgctgTAA